In the Myxococcota bacterium genome, CTCTACGTGGGGGACCGCAGCAAGCTCCTCGACCAGCCCGAGTTCGCCGACGGCGGGCGCCTGCGCGAGGTGCTGCGGGCGCTCGACGAGAAGGAGCGCCTGCTGGCGCTGCTCGACAAGCTGATCTCCGCGCGCGGTGTGCGCGTGGCCATCGGCGAGGAGCTGGGCGATGCGGGCGTCGCGCGCTGCGCGGTCATCGCCGAGCAGCTCGGGCCTGCGCCGCTGCGCGGCCTCGGCGTGATCGGGCCGGTTCGCATGCGCTACGATCGCATCATCCCGGTCGTGCGCTACGTGTCGGGCAAGCTGGCACCTGCGCTCGTCTGACGGCGAAGGGACCACGAGTCGATGACTGAGCCAAAAGGTCCCAAGGTCGACTTACCCGAAGAGCTGATGAGCGAGCTCGAGGAGCCCAAGGCCGACGCGCCGCCGGCCCCCACTCCTGCGGGCACGCAGGAGCAAGGCGGCGCCGAGCTCGCGGAGCTGAAGGACCGCTATCTCCGGCTCGCGGCGGACTTCGACAACTTCCGCCGCCGCACGCTGAAGGAGCGGCAGGACCTGCTTAACTACGGCGGGGAGAATCTGATCAAGGAGCTGTTGCCGATCGTCGATAACCTCGAACGAGCCGTGGAGCACGGCCGCAAGGAGGAGCAGCGCGGCGACACTGACAACCTTCTGCAAGGGATCGAGCTGACTTACCGTTCGGTGATGCAGCTCCTCACCAAACAGGGAGTCACCGAGATCCAGGCTCTCGGTCAGAGCTTCGATCCCCAGATCCACGAGGCGGTGCGGCGCGTGGCCAGGAACGACCAGCCCGCCGGCAGCGTCGTGGAGGTGTACCAGAAGGGCTACATGCTGAAGGACCGGATGCTGCGGCCCGCGATGGTCGCAGTGGCCGAGGAGTCGTAACTGACTCACTGACCCACCTTCGGCGCGCGCGCGACGGAAGGCATGGGAAGAGTCGTCGGCATCGACCTCGGCACCACCAACAGCTGCGTCGCGATCCTCGAGCGCGGCGAGCCGGTCGTCATCGCCAACAGCGAGGGCAGCCGCACCACGCCCTCGATCGTCGCGGCCAACCAGGACGGCGAGAAGCTGGTGGGCCAGATCGCCAAGCGACAGGCGGTCACCAACCCGGCGAACACGGTGTTCGCGGTGAAGCGCCTGATCGGCCGCCGCTTCGACGACGAGAACGTGGTGCGCTTCCGCGAGATCTCGCCCTTCCAGATCACGAAGGCGCAGAGCGGCGACGCCTGGGTGAAGCTGCGCGACAAGGAATGCAGCCCCGAGGAGATCTCGTCGCTGATCCTGAAGCGCATGAAGGAGACCGCGCAGGACTATCTCGGCGAGGAAGTCACCGAGGCGGTCATCACGGTCCCGGCCTATTTCAACGACGCCCAGCGCCAGGCCACCAAGGACGCGGGGCGCATCGCGGGCTTGAACGTGCTGCGCATCATCAACGAGCCCACCGCCGCGGCGCTGGCCTACGGGGTCGAGAACGAACGCCAGGAGACGATCGCGGTCTTCGACCTGGGCGGCGGCACGTTCGACGTCTCGATCATGCGCATCGGTGACTCGGTGTTCGAGGTGCTCTCGACCAACGGCGACACGTTCCTGGGCGGCGAGGACTTCGACCAGGTCGTGCTGGGCTGGCTGGCCGAGCAGTTCGCCGAGAAGAATCCGGGCAGCGACCTGCGCGGCGACGCGATGGCCCTGCAGAGACTCAAGGAAGCCGCCGAGCGCGCCAAGCAGGAGCTGTCGTCGGCCAACGAGACCGACGTGAACCTGCCCTTCATCGCGGCCGACGACGCCGGCCCCAAGCATCTCAGCGAGACACTCACGCGCGGCAAGCTCGAGGAGCTGGTGCGCGAGCTGATCGAGCGCCTGGAGCCGCCGTGCCGCGCCGCGCTCTCCGACGCCGGGCTCGAGCCCAAGCAGATCGACCGCGTGATCCTGGTCGGCGGCATGACCCGCATGCCCGCCGTGCAGGCCAAGGTCGAGAGGATCTTCGGCAAGGCGCCGCACCGCGGCGTGAACCCCGACGAGGTTGTGGCCGTGGGCGCCGCGATCCAGGGCGGCGTGCTGAAGGGCGAAGCCTCCGACGTGCTCCTGCTCGACGTGACTCCGCTGTCGCTGGGCGTCGAGACACAGGGCGGGATCATGACCAAGATCATCCCGCGCAACACCACCGTGCCCACGCGCAAGAGCGAGGTGTTCTCGACCACCGAGGACAACCAGAACCTGGTGCGCGTGCACGTGCTGCAGGGCGAGCGCGAGCTCGC is a window encoding:
- the grpE gene encoding nucleotide exchange factor GrpE; translated protein: MTEPKGPKVDLPEELMSELEEPKADAPPAPTPAGTQEQGGAELAELKDRYLRLAADFDNFRRRTLKERQDLLNYGGENLIKELLPIVDNLERAVEHGRKEEQRGDTDNLLQGIELTYRSVMQLLTKQGVTEIQALGQSFDPQIHEAVRRVARNDQPAGSVVEVYQKGYMLKDRMLRPAMVAVAEES
- the dnaK gene encoding molecular chaperone DnaK, yielding MGRVVGIDLGTTNSCVAILERGEPVVIANSEGSRTTPSIVAANQDGEKLVGQIAKRQAVTNPANTVFAVKRLIGRRFDDENVVRFREISPFQITKAQSGDAWVKLRDKECSPEEISSLILKRMKETAQDYLGEEVTEAVITVPAYFNDAQRQATKDAGRIAGLNVLRIINEPTAAALAYGVENERQETIAVFDLGGGTFDVSIMRIGDSVFEVLSTNGDTFLGGEDFDQVVLGWLAEQFAEKNPGSDLRGDAMALQRLKEAAERAKQELSSANETDVNLPFIAADDAGPKHLSETLTRGKLEELVRELIERLEPPCRAALSDAGLEPKQIDRVILVGGMTRMPAVQAKVERIFGKAPHRGVNPDEVVAVGAAIQGGVLKGEASDVLLLDVTPLSLGVETQGGIMTKIIPRNTTVPTRKSEVFSTTEDNQNLVRVHVLQGERELA